From Nguyenibacter vanlangensis, one genomic window encodes:
- the addB gene encoding double-strand break repair protein AddB, whose translation MSRVASVPPHVPFLDQVADRWMAGIADDPQRSGDGLILLPSRRAARALTEAFLRRADGRPLLLPRIAPLGGLDETGLAVAAPGALDLPPPVEPLRRLATLTRLILQAGDAFGDVRTIDQAWPLAQALADLMDDAEWAECDLAERLPLAAEGDFAEHWHLTLRFLSIVTGVWPAWLAEQGVMNPAARQVALLHAQAARWRDTPLPAGERLWAVGFTAATPSVLAVLQSVLAMDMGSGETGRLVLPWVDLSLDEADWNALPDGHPQSGMARLLAGLGVARADLAIWADPPAAAQSATGAATGPATEAAAGAACPAGRGAVLASALLPAAALGEWLRDPAPADLTGLSVLRTADQQEEAAAIALLLRQAIVRPGHRAALVTPDRALAGRVAVELARWGVVADDSAGEPLGATPPAVFLRLVVAAVAGGLSPVALLSLLKHPLAACGLPPGVCRASARLLERAALRGPAPRPGIDGLRDRLAVARDDPQGALADRPDAPEDLVGFVDRVERCLAPLLSLADTSVALPVADLLAALVEAAEALAATDRQDGADRLWSGEDGNALGQHLAALIAFCDVLPPQRVAVLDGLLAASMSGQAVHSRRALRGRDDNALHPRIFIWGLMEARLQSVETMVLGGLVESVWPPATDPGPWMSRPMRARVGLPSPERTIGQAAHDFVSCACAAPDIVLSVPGRRDGAPTVPARWLVRLDAYLAGRRQALPAHPALSWLAQLDRPADAPRPVAPPRPRPPLPMRPRSLTITEIETWMRDPYAIHARHVLGLRRLPEIEEAADAADYGNIVHGALDRWFRRPAPDRGAEGVGAAGLRALFAQELAAARLRPALAAWWAPRLARIADWVIGAEAARQAGRGGDAPVLTRTEQAGRALLTGLPGGDFVLRGRVDRVDRAADGALTLFDYKTGTLPRRRSVFAGWQSQLVLEAAMMERGAFGPELAGPVAELLYWRLTGGPEAGEVLPVATGQELADLIAAAWDNLRGLIAMYDDPAQPYLSHPHPDESPRFADYARLARVAEWSAARDEAGP comes from the coding sequence CACGCTGACGCGCCTGATCCTGCAGGCCGGCGACGCGTTCGGCGATGTCCGCACCATCGACCAGGCCTGGCCGCTGGCCCAGGCGCTGGCGGACCTGATGGACGACGCCGAATGGGCGGAATGCGACCTGGCCGAACGCCTGCCCCTGGCGGCCGAGGGCGATTTCGCCGAACATTGGCATCTGACCCTGCGTTTCCTGTCGATCGTGACCGGAGTCTGGCCCGCCTGGCTGGCCGAGCAGGGGGTGATGAACCCGGCCGCCCGGCAGGTCGCCCTGCTGCATGCCCAGGCGGCGCGCTGGCGCGACACGCCGCTGCCGGCCGGCGAACGGCTGTGGGCCGTCGGCTTTACCGCCGCGACGCCGTCGGTGCTGGCGGTGCTGCAATCGGTGCTGGCCATGGACATGGGGTCGGGGGAAACGGGCCGGCTGGTGCTGCCCTGGGTCGATCTGTCGCTGGATGAGGCGGACTGGAACGCCCTGCCGGACGGCCACCCGCAATCGGGCATGGCCCGCCTGCTGGCCGGGCTGGGCGTGGCCCGGGCCGACCTGGCGATCTGGGCTGATCCGCCCGCTGCCGCACAGTCGGCAACGGGGGCGGCAACGGGGCCGGCAACGGAAGCGGCAGCAGGGGCGGCCTGTCCGGCGGGGCGCGGCGCGGTGCTGGCCAGCGCGCTGCTGCCGGCGGCGGCGCTGGGCGAATGGCTGCGGGATCCGGCGCCGGCGGACCTGACGGGCCTGTCGGTCCTGCGGACCGCCGACCAGCAGGAAGAGGCGGCCGCCATCGCCCTGCTGCTGCGCCAGGCGATCGTCCGGCCCGGCCACCGTGCCGCCCTGGTGACGCCCGATCGCGCGCTGGCCGGGCGTGTCGCCGTGGAACTGGCGCGCTGGGGCGTGGTGGCGGACGACAGCGCGGGCGAGCCGCTGGGCGCGACGCCGCCGGCGGTCTTCCTGCGGCTGGTGGTCGCGGCGGTGGCGGGCGGCTTGTCCCCTGTCGCCCTGCTGTCGCTGTTGAAGCATCCGCTGGCCGCCTGCGGCCTGCCGCCGGGCGTGTGCCGGGCCTCGGCCCGCCTGCTGGAGCGCGCCGCCCTGCGCGGCCCGGCCCCCCGGCCGGGCATCGACGGGCTGCGCGACCGCCTGGCGGTGGCGCGCGACGACCCCCAGGGCGCCCTGGCCGACCGTCCCGATGCGCCCGAGGACCTGGTGGGGTTCGTCGACCGGGTCGAACGCTGCCTGGCGCCGCTGCTGTCGCTGGCCGACACGTCCGTGGCGCTGCCGGTTGCCGACCTGCTGGCGGCCCTGGTCGAGGCGGCCGAGGCGCTGGCCGCCACCGACCGGCAGGACGGGGCCGACCGGCTGTGGTCGGGCGAGGACGGCAACGCGCTGGGCCAGCACCTGGCGGCGCTGATCGCCTTCTGCGACGTGCTGCCGCCGCAGCGCGTGGCCGTGCTGGACGGGCTGCTGGCCGCGTCGATGAGCGGGCAGGCGGTGCATTCGCGCCGGGCCCTGCGTGGCCGGGACGACAATGCGCTGCATCCGCGCATCTTCATCTGGGGCCTGATGGAGGCCCGGCTGCAATCCGTCGAGACCATGGTGCTGGGCGGGCTGGTCGAATCGGTATGGCCGCCCGCGACCGATCCCGGCCCGTGGATGAGCCGCCCGATGCGTGCCCGGGTCGGGCTGCCGTCGCCCGAGCGGACGATCGGCCAGGCCGCCCATGATTTCGTCAGTTGCGCCTGTGCCGCGCCCGACATCGTGCTGTCGGTCCCCGGCCGCCGCGACGGCGCGCCCACCGTGCCGGCGCGCTGGCTGGTCCGGCTGGATGCGTATCTGGCGGGCCGCCGGCAGGCGCTGCCCGCCCATCCCGCCTTGTCCTGGCTGGCGCAGCTTGACCGGCCGGCGGACGCGCCGCGCCCCGTCGCCCCGCCGCGCCCCCGTCCGCCGCTGCCGATGCGCCCGCGCAGCCTGACGATCACCGAGATCGAAACCTGGATGCGCGATCCATACGCCATCCATGCGCGGCACGTCCTGGGCCTGCGCCGCCTGCCCGAGATCGAGGAAGCCGCGGACGCCGCCGATTACGGCAACATCGTCCATGGCGCGCTGGACCGCTGGTTCCGCCGTCCCGCCCCGGATCGCGGGGCAGAAGGGGTGGGGGCGGCCGGATTGCGTGCCCTGTTCGCCCAGGAACTGGCGGCGGCCCGGCTGCGCCCCGCCCTGGCGGCCTGGTGGGCGCCAAGGCTGGCGCGCATCGCCGACTGGGTGATCGGGGCCGAAGCCGCGCGGCAGGCCGGACGGGGTGGAGACGCACCGGTCCTGACCCGTACCGAGCAGGCCGGCCGTGCGCTGCTGACCGGCCTGCCGGGGGGCGATTTCGTGCTGCGCGGCCGGGTCGACCGCGTCGATCGCGCCGCCGACGGCGCGCTGACCCTGTTCGACTACAAGACCGGCACCCTGCCGCGGCGCAGGAGCGTCTTCGCCGGCTGGCAGTCGCAACTGGTGCTGGAGGCCGCGATGATGGAGCGCGGGGCCTTCGGTCCCGAACTGGCCGGCCCCGTCGCCGAACTGCTCTATTGGCGCCTGACCGGCGGGCCCGAGGCCGGCGAGGTGCTGCCCGTGGCGACCGGCCAGGAACTGGCGGACCTGATCGCCGCCGCCTGGGACAATCTGCGCGGGCTGATCGCGATGTATGACGACCCGGCCCAGCCTTATCTGTCGCATCCGCATCCGGACGAAAGCCCGCGTTTCGCCGATTACGCGCGCCTGGCGCGGGTGGCGGAATGGAGTGCCGCGCGCGACGAGGCCGGCCCGTGA